The Lynx canadensis isolate LIC74 chromosome D2, mLynCan4.pri.v2, whole genome shotgun sequence DNA segment tcccccactgacCTCAACAAGGGCTGTGCtatggtttttttattttattatttcttttatttctctttattattattaatattattattatttgcttttgctGTGGTCACTATCATTGGCAAagttccttttcccctttcctggaCATGGGGTTCCTGTCTTTAAGATTCCACTCTGAGGCTGAAGGTGCCAAAAGCTGCTTGAGAAGTGGCCTTTGAACTCCATCTGGGAGGATGTTgagaagaaggaagcaggagaaatcattcttggttttaaaaaaattaaaaaaaaaaaaaaaaagccccacaaTCTACAGGTCATTCCTTACTCAGTCAGTGATCAAACtgcccaaaagaaaaacaagacgaGCAACAGGCCAGTGGGCACTGGTCCATCCTCCCCGGGCTGGGTGAGGAGGGTGGGATCCCCCAAGGCTTTAGGGGAAGCTGAGGCTCCTACCAGCcaagggggtgggaaggggaaggagtggaagaaaaaaggagagacagagagagagagagctccatgCCTTGAAGTAGATGCTTTCCCAACTCCAGGGCTAcctgcagcccagcccaggccagcTCTCACTGTCACCTCCGCGTCCAggagattcattaaaaaaaaaaaaaaaaaaaaaaaaaaaaaaaacaaaaaaaaaccccaaaaaaaaaaaaaatccaaaaggaaaagaattggggggggggggcggatgaaggaggaagggagggaagacaggAAGGTAGAAGGGCAGGTCTCTGGATGCATAATTCCCGAGCCACTGGGGGCTAGGGGGGAAGATTCCCCAGCTCCCCACTGCCTGCGTGGCGTTAGCTCGTCACGTAGTGTTTGGTGGACGGCTGCCCATACACCCTGTAGAAATCCTGGTGGCCAGGCTGCTGGGAGGCGTCGAGCCAGTCTCTGACCGCCAGGCCAGGAAGGGACTGGGGGACGGAGGGTGTGGGCGGGAGCGGGTGTGAGTACTCCTGTGAGGGCACTGTCCAGGGAAAGTGGCCGGAGCGGGGGTAGGGCTGGTGGCCACCATGGTTGGCCACGGAAGAACAGTAACAGTTGTCCACAGAACAGACGAGAATCTTGCGGCCGCCATACTGGGGGAGCATGGGCTGCTGGGTGGCAGAGCCATTGGGATACTGTGATGGGGGGAACACAGGACTTGAATGCACTGGTTGGGCGCCGCCCGGCAGGGCCACCAAGTGCTGCGTGGAGCTGCAGGGCCCCAGGGGCTGCCCTGACTGGCCCTCGCCGCTGGCTGTGCCTGCTGCCCCATATTGGCTGCCCACGGGGCCTGACGACGTCTCTAGGAAACTGGCCTCAGGGAAGGCCGTTGAGTGCTTGCGCTTTTCCGCCCCAGAGCTGCTCACGCCACAAGGGTACAGGGGGACGCTCTGCAGGAAGGGCACCGGTGTGCTGAAGGGGCCTGTGGAGAGTTTGGGGCAAAAGTCGCCAAAGCTCCCATCCCAAGCAACCCAGGTCTCCTTTCCCCACTTTCTGTCTATAGGACCAAGCTCGTTACATCATGCACCATCTTGGTCAAAGCTGACTACTCCATTAgcaggtagatactattattattcccattttatggctAAAGGAACTGAAGTTTAGGGAAGGCATGTGGCTTTTCCCAAGGTCCAATAGCTAGAAGGGGCAAAGCCAGGATATGAAGAAAAGACTATCTGACTAGGCCATGCTGCCTCTCAGAGAGAAGGCTCTGGCATTTACCCCTGCCCAAAGGGCTCTCTCCTTTCCATTGAGGATACCACCCTCACCTTCTAGCATCTTGCGCAGCTGCTTCTCCTTCTTGGCCACCTCATTCAGGAAGAGCTTGGAGTTCAGGTGGCCGATCTTAGGGGGAGAAAGGCTGCTGCCCGTGCAGGTCTGGGTCCTGGGGGCAGTGGACGGGGCATCTGCTGTGAGGAGGTATCACCGGTGAGCCTGCCCTACCTCCCCCCGTGGGCctggccctccctgccctcccccagatGTGTTCCCTGGGGGCTGGTGGCCATCTGCTCACCTGTCCATTAGGATTTTCACAGACTTGGTGTTCtagggggagagaaaagggatAGTCAGTGGGAAAGGCAACATGAGAAAGCAGAGCTGCCCCATGCTCCCTCCCCCCAGGCAGGGCTGATTGTCTGATTCCCCCAAAGTATGGTAAGGGccgatggggggggggcggggtggggggggcagtccTCCATTTCTAGAAGTTAAGAATAGCtaacgtttattgagcacttactatgtgacaAACACCGTTAAGTGCTTTCTATACATCCATCATTTTATCTACACAACTACGGTAGCAAGGTGTTACAGGCACTCAGtcttttatctgaaattcatGGGGCCAGATGTGTTTTGGAATTTGGAAACCGTTGGATTGTAGGAGGAAAAATATGGTGCCTGTTCTATACGTTACGTATTATCCCCAGTAGGACACCATCATCCAATACATCAATGTTTCTGCAGCAAAATGTTTGAATACTTGTGTCAAGCAAGATAAATAAAGACCATTAATTGCCAACATGAGCtcaggtcaatttttttttctgttaaatgagATGTCAGAATTTTTCCTAATagttttcagagatttttaaaatttggaattgtGGATAAAGGATTATAGATCTGTATCATcaaccccattttataggtgagggaaTTTAGGCATAGGGAACGTATATGACTCGCCCCCAAGCTCACGAAGCTagaaagggcagaggaggagggttCTGAGTCCATgcaggctggctccagagcccTGGGAGCATACTGGTGGGGGAAACTGGTTGGGAGCAAAGAATGGCAGACTCCGACTGAGGAATGACCCGGATCCCACCGGCTGGTCCCGGTCCCAGCCCACCTTCATGAAGCTGACGTCTTCTGTCTTGTCGAAGAGCAGCTGCAGGGAGCCCAGCAGCTTCTTGGCCTCCTGCATGCGCTCCCCGAGGTGCAGCGCCTGCGCTGCGTTCTCGCTGCAGAACTTGGCCTGGGCCTTGTCCAGGACCTCCACCGTCTGCCGCAGGTCCTCGTCCAGCAGCTGGTGTAGCTTTTCATACTGCAGCCGCACCTCTTCCTTCAGCTGGCTCACCTTCTCCTGCGGGCGCGGGGGCGGGAGCGGGCGGGCAGTGAGCGCCAGGGACCTCGGGCTGCGCTTCTGCCTGTCTCGCGTCCTGGGCGGTGGAGTCTGGGACCCCGAATCCCCAGGCTGCCCACAGCTCCCCACGGCGAGGTCTGAACCTGCTAATTCCCTGCTGGTAGCATAGGGCTCTGGGCCGGCTACCTCTGACGTCAGTGGGGGCTCGGCAATCGACAGTTCATTGAATAACTGACCAAGGGATTCTGGCACAGCGTCGACCACACAACAGATCCTAGCCCCAACAGGGAGCCAGCCCAAGGCCCTGCACCCAAGCCGGCCCACCCCATACCACGGGCTTGGGCTTAGCTACCTCCACTAGGCGCTTGTCAGACTCGAGTTTGTACAGCTGGTCCTCAATGTCCTGCTCTCGCTCCTCCAGACGGTCCTGCTGCTTCATCAGCATCTTCTGCAGGgacaggtggggaaggggtgtCAGAGGGGGCTGCGGCTCTATCCCTTACCAGGGATGGGTGAGCACCATCCTTCCTGCTACAGAACAGACTCATCCTATAGATTCTTGGACTCAGATGACCTAAATTTCTGCCATCCAACCCTTTCTGGCCCCCCATGCAATCCCAGGGGCCTGGTGACAGCTGTCTGGGAAGCCTGTTCCCAAGAACTGAAAGCCTGGAATAGCTTCCCACACGTATCTAAACCATGAGCTTTCTGAGGGCAGGGTCCAGCCAGCCTGTTCTGAGTGCTTTTCCTATACACTTATCTAATCATCCCAGTAATGCTGTGAGTTAAGCACTACTGTTATCTTCATTTCAGAGAAGAGGAAACCAGAGAGATTAAGCAatctgtccaaagtcacacagctaggataCAAACCTAGGTGATTCAGCAGTAGGGTCTGTTCTTGTACAAGTCATGCTGCTTCTCTGGGGAGCCCCATCTTAGAGATGAGTACCCTAGGTTGCAGAGGGACAAACAACCTTCCGAGGCCATCCAGGCCCGCTGGCCTAGTCCAGAGATATCACCCTACACTTGCCTTACTTGCACTTAAGGGCATCAAGGGCAGCTTTGTTCTTGACGCTGAGGGTTAGGCCTCTGAAGTCCTTGCTAAAGCCTCAAATGAGCCTCCAAATGAGAGCCTCAGCCTCTCATTTGGACCCAAGTGGAAGGGAGACTCTGTGGCTTGCTTAAGAACCTGAGGCCAGTCTACTGGAAGGTGCTGGATGAAGCTGCTATTCTCAGCCCTTGATCTCCT contains these protein-coding regions:
- the TRIM8 gene encoding E3 ubiquitin-protein ligase TRIM8 — its product is MAENWKNCFEEELICPICLHVFVEPVQLPCKHNFCRGCIGEAWAKDSGLVRCPECNQAYNQKPGLEKNLKLTNIVEKFNALHVEKPPAALHCVFCRRGPPLPAQKVCLRCEAPCCQSHVQTHLQQPSTARGHLLVEADDVRAWSCPQHNAYRLYHCEAEQVAVCQYCCYYSGAHQGHSVCDVEIRRNEIRKMLMKQQDRLEEREQDIEDQLYKLESDKRLVEEKVSQLKEEVRLQYEKLHQLLDEDLRQTVEVLDKAQAKFCSENAAQALHLGERMQEAKKLLGSLQLLFDKTEDVSFMKNTKSVKILMDRTQTCTGSSLSPPKIGHLNSKLFLNEVAKKEKQLRKMLEGPFSTPVPFLQSVPLYPCGVSSSGAEKRKHSTAFPEASFLETSSGPVGSQYGAAGTASGEGQSGQPLGPCSSTQHLVALPGGAQPVHSSPVFPPSQYPNGSATQQPMLPQYGGRKILVCSVDNCYCSSVANHGGHQPYPRSGHFPWTVPSQEYSHPLPPTPSVPQSLPGLAVRDWLDASQQPGHQDFYRVYGQPSTKHYVTS